Proteins encoded within one genomic window of Haladaptatus sp. QDMS2:
- the glpK gene encoding glycerol kinase GlpK, whose amino-acid sequence MTTNTYIGAIDQGTTGTRFMVFDHAGQVVANAYETHEQIYPEPGWVEHDPVEIWENTKLVVSRALREADIDPAQLEALGITNQRETTLIWDAQTGTPVHNALVWQDRRTTDRVEELEADEKVEWIREKTGLEADAYFSATKAEWLLDNADPIKIQRSRPEDVRDRAEAGELRMGTIDTWLIYKLTGQHVTDVTNASRTMLYNIRDLTWDTELLAEFDIPQELLPEVRPSSDDDYYGYTDPEGFLGARVPVAGALGDQQAALFGQTCFDEGDAKNTYGTGSFFLMNTGEEAVASDHGLLTTIGFQRSGEPVQYALEGSIFITGAAIEWLEDVELIADPAQTAELARAVDSTDDVYVVPAFTGLGAPHWDGRARGTIVGITRGTKREHLVRATLESIAYQTRDVAEAMESDSGIEMNYLRVDGGAVKNNFLCQLQSDIIQTDIVRPEVDETTALGAAYAAGLAVGYWETVDELRNNWHVDRKFTPEMEPTEADSRFDRWHEAVDRSLDWARDGGD is encoded by the coding sequence ATGACAACGAACACCTACATCGGTGCGATAGACCAGGGCACGACCGGCACACGGTTCATGGTCTTCGACCACGCCGGGCAGGTCGTCGCCAACGCCTACGAAACGCACGAACAGATTTACCCCGAACCCGGCTGGGTCGAACACGACCCCGTCGAAATCTGGGAGAACACCAAACTTGTGGTCTCGCGGGCGCTGCGGGAAGCGGACATCGACCCGGCCCAGCTGGAGGCGCTCGGCATCACGAATCAGCGCGAGACGACGCTCATCTGGGACGCCCAGACGGGTACGCCGGTCCACAACGCCCTCGTCTGGCAGGACCGGCGGACCACCGACCGCGTCGAGGAACTTGAAGCCGACGAGAAAGTCGAGTGGATTCGCGAGAAGACGGGCCTCGAAGCCGACGCCTACTTCTCCGCGACGAAAGCCGAGTGGTTGCTCGACAACGCAGACCCCATCAAGATTCAGCGAAGTCGCCCCGAGGACGTGCGTGACCGCGCTGAGGCGGGCGAACTGCGCATGGGGACCATCGACACATGGCTCATTTACAAACTCACGGGCCAGCACGTCACCGACGTGACCAACGCCTCGCGGACGATGCTCTACAACATCCGCGACCTGACGTGGGACACAGAACTCCTCGCCGAGTTCGACATCCCTCAGGAACTCCTGCCGGAAGTCCGCCCGTCCAGCGACGACGACTATTACGGATACACCGACCCCGAGGGCTTCCTCGGGGCGCGCGTCCCCGTCGCCGGCGCGCTCGGCGACCAGCAGGCGGCCCTGTTCGGCCAGACGTGTTTTGACGAAGGCGACGCGAAGAACACCTACGGCACGGGGTCGTTCTTCCTGATGAACACCGGCGAGGAGGCCGTCGCGAGCGACCACGGCCTGCTCACGACTATCGGCTTCCAGCGCTCCGGCGAACCGGTCCAGTACGCCCTCGAAGGCTCCATCTTCATCACCGGCGCGGCCATCGAGTGGTTAGAGGACGTCGAACTCATCGCCGACCCGGCCCAGACCGCAGAACTCGCCCGGGCGGTCGATTCGACCGACGACGTGTACGTCGTCCCCGCCTTCACGGGTCTCGGCGCACCCCACTGGGACGGCCGCGCTCGTGGCACCATCGTCGGCATCACCCGCGGGACGAAGCGCGAACACCTCGTGCGGGCGACGCTCGAATCCATCGCCTACCAGACCCGCGACGTCGCGGAAGCCATGGAGAGCGATTCGGGCATCGAGATGAACTACCTGCGCGTCGACGGCGGCGCGGTCAAGAACAACTTCCTCTGTCAACTCCAATCTGACATCATCCAGACGGACATCGTCCGCCCCGAAGTCGACGAGACCACGGCTCTCGGCGCGGCCTACGCCGCCGGCCTCGCGGTTGGCTACTGGGAGACGGTAGACGAACTGCGGAACAACTGGCACGTAGACCGCAAGTTCACCCCGGAGATGGAGCCCACAGAGGCCGATTCGCGGTTCGACCGCTGGCACGAGGCAGTCGACCGCTCGCTCGACTGGGCGCGCGACGGAGGTGACTGA
- the glpA gene encoding anaerobic glycerol-3-phosphate dehydrogenase subunit GlpA has product MESRTEVLVIGGGSTGCGITRDLAMRGVDVTLVEQGNLTHGTTGRMHGLLHSGGRYAVSDQKSARECIEENRVLRDIAAHCVEETGGLFVKRPEDTDDYFEEKLAGCEACDIPTEILSNEEAREVEPFLAPDIEKAIWVPDGAVDPFRLCVANAASAEQHGGRVLTHAPVTDLIVEAGEVVGAKIRHEPGPRNAATVGKTETIYADHVVNATGAWAGRLGEMAGVDIEVRPSKGVMTIMNVRQVDTVINRCRPKGDADIIVPHETTCILGTTDEEVSDPEDYPEEQWEVDLVIDELTKLVPILGDARTIRSFWGVRPLYEPPEVGSADPTDITRDFFLLDHADRDELPGMTSIVGGKFTTYRMMAESIADHVCQKLGTCARCETADVPLPGSEDFSVLRDYMDEFSLRSPVGRRSVQRLGSRADDVLKTDAPNPVLCECEGVTRAEVQDALSQSGTDLNAVRIRTRASMGNCQGGFCCQRLAAELHPDHDEQTARASLDDLYQERWKGERHALWGEQLSQAALNHALHAATMNRDTDPAKTGTPDWTDFDGGQP; this is encoded by the coding sequence ATGGAGTCGAGAACTGAAGTCCTCGTCATCGGCGGGGGCTCTACGGGCTGTGGTATCACCCGGGACCTCGCGATGCGTGGGGTGGACGTCACCCTCGTAGAGCAGGGCAATCTGACCCATGGAACCACCGGGCGGATGCACGGGTTGCTCCACAGCGGCGGTCGCTACGCCGTTTCTGACCAGAAATCAGCCCGCGAATGTATCGAAGAGAACCGCGTCCTCCGGGACATCGCCGCCCACTGCGTCGAGGAGACGGGCGGCCTGTTCGTGAAGCGCCCGGAGGACACAGACGATTACTTCGAGGAGAAACTCGCAGGCTGTGAGGCCTGTGACATTCCCACGGAGATTCTGAGTAACGAAGAAGCCCGCGAAGTCGAGCCTTTCCTCGCCCCGGACATCGAGAAGGCCATCTGGGTTCCGGACGGGGCGGTCGACCCCTTCCGGCTGTGCGTCGCGAACGCCGCGAGCGCGGAGCAACACGGCGGACGAGTCCTGACTCACGCGCCCGTCACCGACCTCATCGTGGAGGCGGGCGAAGTGGTCGGCGCGAAAATTCGCCACGAACCGGGCCCGCGAAACGCGGCGACCGTCGGCAAAACCGAGACCATCTACGCAGACCACGTCGTGAACGCGACGGGCGCGTGGGCCGGGCGTCTCGGCGAGATGGCGGGCGTCGACATCGAGGTGCGCCCCTCGAAAGGCGTCATGACCATCATGAACGTCCGGCAGGTGGACACCGTTATCAACCGCTGTCGCCCCAAAGGTGACGCGGACATCATCGTCCCCCACGAAACCACCTGCATCCTCGGAACCACCGACGAGGAGGTTTCTGACCCGGAGGATTACCCCGAAGAACAGTGGGAAGTCGACCTGGTCATCGACGAACTCACGAAACTCGTCCCGATTCTCGGAGACGCCCGCACGATTCGCTCGTTCTGGGGGGTGCGCCCGCTGTACGAACCGCCGGAAGTCGGCAGCGCAGACCCCACCGACATCACGCGGGACTTCTTTCTGCTCGACCACGCAGACCGCGACGAACTGCCGGGCATGACGAGCATCGTCGGCGGGAAGTTCACCACCTACCGGATGATGGCCGAGTCGATTGCCGACCACGTCTGCCAGAAACTCGGCACCTGCGCCCGCTGTGAGACGGCCGACGTTCCACTTCCCGGCAGCGAGGATTTCAGCGTCCTTCGCGACTACATGGACGAGTTCAGTCTTCGCTCGCCGGTCGGTCGACGGTCGGTCCAACGCCTCGGCTCTCGCGCCGACGACGTGCTGAAAACGGACGCCCCGAATCCGGTTCTCTGTGAGTGCGAGGGCGTCACCCGCGCCGAGGTTCAGGACGCACTCTCCCAATCGGGAACCGACCTGAACGCCGTCCGCATCCGCACTCGGGCGTCGATGGGCAACTGTCAGGGTGGGTTTTGCTGTCAACGACTGGCGGCCGAACTCCACCCGGACCACGACGAGCAGACCGCTCGTGCCTCCCTCGACGACCTGTATCAGGAACGCTGGAAGGGCGAGCGCCACGCGCTGTGGGGCGAACAACTCTCGCAGGCCGCGCTCAACCATGCCCTCCACGCGGCGACGATGAATCGGGACACGGACCCCGCCAAAACGGGTACACCCGACTGGACCGACTTCGACGGAGGCCAGCCGTGA
- the glpB gene encoding glycerol-3-phosphate dehydrogenase subunit GlpB has protein sequence MIESDVLVVGGGLAGGTAALSAAREGADVRLVSHKESTLRHASGLIDVLGYHDGTLLADPFSAVGDMPEGHPYERVGSAAVEAGLDLFDEVAGDLYAGSHTTKNALVPTHGGTVKPTARYPASVAPGLASDDGEMLLVGFETLTDFDAPLAADHLQNAGVPFEVRGVTARFPMLRADAKITRYAKVLDTDEKGIRSQLVEAIEPHLGDATRVGFPAVLGHDHPARVREALADALGADVFEVPSGPPSLPGMRLEDVLFAVLREAGVTIETGNPVVGFEASDGRIDHVAVKRTHQRVPYFADEFVLATGGLVGKGITTSREGVREPVFDLHVPHPENRYDWFEDEAFGDHPFARFGVAVDTDLRPLDGSGAVEYANLRAAGGVLGGADFAAEKSGSGISLATGRVAGRRAAQS, from the coding sequence GTGATAGAGAGCGACGTCCTCGTCGTCGGCGGCGGGCTTGCGGGCGGGACGGCGGCGCTCTCGGCCGCCCGCGAAGGCGCAGACGTGCGCCTCGTCTCGCACAAGGAATCGACGCTTCGCCACGCGTCCGGCCTCATCGACGTGCTCGGCTACCACGACGGTACTCTACTCGCGGACCCCTTTTCCGCGGTCGGCGACATGCCAGAAGGGCATCCCTACGAGCGCGTCGGCTCGGCGGCCGTCGAAGCGGGCCTCGACCTGTTCGACGAGGTGGCAGGCGACCTGTACGCGGGCAGTCACACGACGAAGAACGCGCTCGTGCCGACCCACGGCGGGACAGTCAAACCGACCGCTCGCTACCCCGCGAGCGTCGCGCCGGGACTTGCGAGCGACGACGGCGAGATGCTCCTCGTCGGGTTCGAAACGCTCACCGACTTCGACGCACCACTCGCCGCAGACCACCTGCAAAATGCGGGCGTCCCGTTCGAAGTTCGAGGGGTCACGGCGCGCTTCCCGATGCTCCGGGCGGATGCGAAAATTACGCGGTATGCGAAGGTGCTCGACACCGACGAGAAGGGCATTCGCAGCCAACTCGTCGAGGCGATCGAACCGCACCTCGGCGACGCGACACGCGTGGGTTTCCCGGCCGTCCTCGGCCACGACCACCCGGCGCGTGTTCGTGAGGCACTCGCCGACGCACTCGGCGCGGACGTGTTCGAGGTCCCGAGCGGCCCGCCCTCGCTGCCCGGAATGCGCCTCGAAGACGTCCTGTTCGCGGTCCTCCGCGAGGCGGGCGTCACCATCGAGACTGGCAATCCAGTCGTCGGCTTCGAAGCCAGCGACGGACGCATCGACCACGTTGCCGTGAAACGCACCCACCAGCGCGTGCCGTATTTCGCAGATGAGTTCGTGCTGGCAACCGGCGGCCTCGTCGGGAAAGGAATCACCACCTCGCGCGAGGGTGTGCGCGAACCGGTGTTCGACCTGCACGTCCCACACCCGGAGAACCGATACGACTGGTTCGAAGACGAGGCCTTCGGCGACCACCCCTTCGCCCGATTCGGCGTGGCCGTCGATACGGACCTCCGACCTCTCGACGGGTCGGGTGCGGTCGAGTACGCAAACCTCCGGGCCGCAGGCGGCGTTCTCGGCGGCGCGGACTTCGCAGCAGAGAAATCGGGTAGCGGCATCTCGCTCGCAACCGGGCGGGTCGCCGGGAGGCGAGCAGCACAATCATGA
- a CDS encoding anaerobic glycerol-3-phosphate dehydrogenase subunit C encodes MSDSENFPIDVFPETEEMDLRPGADSCYKCSACDTSCPVAEVDDDFPGPKFQGPEQWRLKRKEDTSVDESVMKCSNCMRCDGACPSGVPLSQMHNTARAEYVSEEMSMLSTEYWRNRILANYGTLARIGSKVPRLTNFVMGNSLVQQVNEKFLGITAEREFPEFATETFVEWFEKRGGSTVQSEDKRVAYFHGDYANYNTPEVAKALVRVFEHYGYEVAVPDQRCSGTPMFANGMMDDARRAAKFNVETFHNLVEDGYDIVCSCTSCSMALRQEYPELFTFDGTAEVAAHTYEALEYLRIYEDVEGDLKGAKPNFPNLAYHAPCHARNQGLDGQAVNLFSELDGLEVTDVGDSCSGISGTYGWKEENYDTSMKIGEEMFEHMEDAPGETGLTECPTCAMQMGHGSGYEIRHPLEVVESALVN; translated from the coding sequence ATGAGTGACTCTGAAAACTTCCCCATCGACGTATTTCCCGAGACGGAGGAGATGGACCTCCGGCCCGGGGCGGACAGTTGCTACAAATGCTCGGCCTGCGACACCTCGTGTCCCGTCGCCGAGGTGGATGACGACTTCCCCGGCCCGAAGTTCCAGGGGCCGGAACAGTGGCGGTTGAAACGAAAGGAGGACACGAGCGTCGACGAGTCGGTGATGAAGTGTTCGAACTGCATGCGTTGTGACGGGGCCTGTCCCTCCGGTGTCCCCCTCTCGCAGATGCACAACACCGCTCGCGCCGAGTACGTCTCTGAGGAGATGTCCATGCTCAGCACCGAATACTGGCGCAATCGCATCCTCGCGAACTACGGCACGCTCGCCCGGATTGGGTCGAAAGTCCCGCGACTCACCAACTTCGTGATGGGCAACTCGCTTGTCCAGCAGGTAAACGAGAAATTCCTCGGCATCACCGCAGAGCGCGAGTTCCCCGAGTTCGCCACGGAGACGTTCGTCGAGTGGTTCGAGAAACGTGGGGGGTCCACGGTCCAGTCCGAGGACAAACGCGTCGCCTACTTCCACGGCGACTACGCGAACTACAACACCCCCGAGGTGGCGAAGGCGCTCGTCCGCGTGTTCGAACACTACGGCTACGAAGTGGCCGTCCCCGACCAGCGGTGTTCCGGCACGCCGATGTTCGCCAACGGCATGATGGACGACGCGCGCCGCGCCGCGAAGTTCAACGTCGAAACGTTCCACAACCTCGTCGAAGATGGCTACGACATCGTCTGTTCGTGTACCTCGTGTTCGATGGCGCTCCGCCAGGAGTACCCCGAACTGTTCACCTTCGACGGAACCGCCGAAGTCGCCGCCCACACCTACGAGGCGCTCGAATACCTGCGCATCTACGAGGACGTCGAAGGTGACCTGAAAGGGGCGAAACCGAACTTCCCCAACCTCGCCTACCACGCGCCGTGTCACGCCCGCAATCAGGGCCTCGACGGACAGGCCGTGAACCTGTTCTCGGAACTCGACGGCCTCGAAGTCACGGACGTCGGCGACTCCTGTTCGGGGATTTCGGGGACCTACGGCTGGAAGGAGGAGAACTACGACACCTCCATGAAAATCGGCGAGGAGATGTTCGAGCACATGGAAGACGCGCCCGGCGAAACCGGCCTGACCGAGTGTCCGACCTGCGCGATGCAGATGGGCCACGGCTCTGGCTACGAGATACGCCACCCGCTCGAAGTCGTCGAGTCGGCGCTGGTGAACTGA
- a CDS encoding twin-arginine translocation signal domain-containing protein, whose product MSGKRNALVRRQFLKASGATALAGLAGCLSSAGSQEAQASLAGDTDAVEDPVDVKVFVLAAFEVAKLKKREDDDAPGEFQLWYDGYDLTTEADVPGAFAPVYYNDEGVAGTITGIGKSNTAGSLSAILRSPKFDFEDTYFVTAGISGSPPSVGTLGSVFVSEAVADWDLLHRWSRADGPADPHAMMLRPHRPDHAFELNNDLVERASTLAEDVTLTDSERAKEYRALYDEEVAQSEPFVGVGTTLCGDTYWHGETFSEQAQHIVDEYDVGTYATTEMEDFATATVLKRYGLLDRYVSIRSVSNFDQPHPGQTIEESLAADSGGFAPSVENVYRVGSALVDDLLDREC is encoded by the coding sequence ATGTCTGGAAAGCGCAACGCGCTCGTCCGCCGCCAGTTCCTGAAAGCCAGTGGTGCAACCGCCCTCGCCGGACTCGCCGGCTGTCTGTCGAGTGCCGGGTCGCAGGAGGCCCAGGCCAGCCTCGCTGGAGACACCGACGCAGTCGAGGACCCTGTGGACGTGAAGGTGTTCGTCCTCGCGGCGTTCGAAGTCGCGAAGCTCAAGAAGCGAGAGGACGACGACGCACCCGGTGAGTTCCAGCTCTGGTACGACGGCTACGACCTGACGACCGAGGCTGACGTTCCCGGTGCGTTCGCGCCCGTTTACTACAACGACGAGGGCGTCGCGGGGACCATCACGGGCATCGGAAAGAGCAACACTGCCGGGTCGCTTTCGGCCATTCTCAGGTCGCCGAAATTCGACTTCGAAGACACCTACTTCGTCACGGCGGGAATCTCTGGGTCACCGCCGTCGGTTGGCACGCTCGGCTCCGTGTTCGTCAGCGAGGCCGTCGCCGACTGGGACCTGCTCCACCGCTGGTCGCGTGCAGACGGCCCGGCAGACCCTCACGCGATGATGCTCCGCCCGCACCGCCCGGACCACGCCTTCGAACTGAACAACGACCTCGTCGAACGCGCCAGCACGCTCGCCGAGGACGTGACGCTCACCGACAGCGAGCGAGCGAAGGAGTACCGCGCACTCTACGACGAGGAGGTCGCTCAGTCGGAACCGTTCGTCGGCGTCGGGACGACCCTCTGTGGAGACACCTACTGGCACGGGGAGACGTTCTCAGAGCAAGCACAGCACATCGTCGACGAGTACGACGTCGGCACCTACGCCACGACGGAGATGGAGGACTTCGCGACGGCGACCGTCCTCAAACGCTACGGGCTGCTCGACCGCTACGTGAGCATCCGCAGCGTCTCGAACTTCGACCAGCCACATCCCGGTCAGACGATAGAAGAGAGCCTCGCCGCGGACTCCGGCGGCTTCGCGCCGAGCGTCGAGAACGTCTATCGCGTCGGGTCTGCGCTCGTGGACGACCTGCTTGACCGCGAATGCTGA
- a CDS encoding FAD-binding oxidoreductase, translated as MALTTRKLDGDAVTALRGMVRGMVLLPDEPGYDDSRHIWNAMYDRHPAVIVQARGASDVMQAVRFAREHGLEIAIKGGGHNVAGNAVCDDGLVIDLSEMRSVHIDPEAKTARVEPGCKLHDFDVEAQAHGLVTPAGFISTTGVAGLTLGGGFGYLSRKWGLTIDNLRSVDLVTATGEYVTASGTEHSDLFWAIRGGGGNFGVVTSFEFDLHELASPILCGPIVHAFDDAPAVMREVAAFIRDAPDEVSCLVGIRNSPPAPFIPQEWHGKLILLVAPMYAGSVEAGEQALAPLRAIGEPIVDAVAPRPYTVFQTLFDAAGLPGSRNYWKAHYLADLTDEAIAVICDHAATISTPETTIGMLSLGGEIARVPEDETPYPHRDAGWVLNVQSRWVNEAEDDAHIAWARDLFTDMIPHSTGGVYVNFLSEGEGEDRIRAAYGPEDYDRLAEVKAAWDPDNVFHMNQNIKPRT; from the coding sequence ATGGCACTTACAACCAGAAAACTGGACGGAGACGCCGTCACGGCGCTCCGAGGGATGGTGAGGGGGATGGTACTGCTTCCGGACGAACCCGGGTACGACGATTCGAGACACATCTGGAACGCGATGTACGACCGGCATCCGGCGGTCATCGTCCAGGCCCGCGGGGCGAGCGACGTGATGCAGGCGGTCCGATTCGCCAGGGAGCACGGCCTCGAAATCGCCATCAAAGGCGGCGGGCACAACGTCGCCGGCAACGCGGTGTGCGACGACGGGCTGGTAATCGACCTCTCCGAGATGCGATCGGTTCACATCGACCCCGAAGCGAAGACTGCCCGCGTGGAACCCGGCTGCAAACTTCACGACTTCGACGTCGAGGCGCAGGCCCACGGCCTCGTGACGCCAGCAGGATTCATCTCGACGACCGGCGTGGCGGGACTCACGCTCGGCGGTGGCTTTGGCTACCTCTCGCGCAAGTGGGGGCTGACTATCGACAACTTGCGGTCGGTGGACCTCGTGACCGCGACCGGCGAGTACGTCACCGCGAGCGGGACCGAGCACTCGGACCTGTTCTGGGCGATTCGCGGCGGCGGCGGCAATTTCGGTGTCGTTACGTCCTTCGAATTCGACCTCCACGAACTCGCGAGTCCGATACTCTGTGGACCTATCGTCCACGCGTTCGACGACGCGCCCGCTGTGATGCGCGAGGTGGCAGCATTCATCCGCGACGCACCGGACGAAGTGAGTTGCCTCGTCGGCATCCGCAACTCGCCACCGGCACCGTTCATTCCACAGGAGTGGCACGGAAAGTTGATTCTGCTCGTCGCACCGATGTACGCCGGATCGGTCGAGGCGGGTGAACAGGCGCTCGCGCCGCTGCGGGCAATCGGCGAACCAATCGTCGACGCCGTCGCCCCCCGACCGTACACGGTGTTCCAGACGTTGTTCGACGCGGCCGGCCTTCCCGGCAGCAGAAACTACTGGAAGGCACACTACCTCGCAGACCTGACCGACGAGGCGATAGCCGTCATCTGCGACCACGCGGCGACCATCTCGACGCCGGAGACGACTATCGGTATGCTGTCACTCGGCGGCGAGATTGCGCGGGTTCCAGAAGACGAGACACCCTACCCCCACCGCGATGCGGGGTGGGTGCTGAACGTCCAGTCACGGTGGGTGAACGAGGCCGAAGACGACGCCCACATCGCCTGGGCGAGAGACCTCTTTACCGACATGATTCCCCACTCGACCGGCGGGGTGTACGTGAACTTCCTCAGCGAAGGAGAAGGTGAAGACCGAATTCGTGCGGCGTACGGTCCAGAAGACTACGACCGCCTCGCCGAGGTGAAGGCGGCGTGGGACCCGGACAACGTGTTCCACATGAACCAGAACATCAAGCCCCGGACCTGA
- a CDS encoding sodium-dependent transporter has protein sequence MAQREHWKSRIGFILAAVGSAVGLGNIWRFPYEAAANGGAAFLLVDIIAILAIGLPAMLVEFSIGRRARKNVVDAYGFDGHKAWKLAGVLALFTGFWILSYYSVVGGWVIRYIVGSATGAYFGNPEGYFGTVSAGPEALAFAGLFLAVTIGIVALGVERGIEIGNRVMVPSVVLMMVGLAIWAATLPGAGAGYEFFLQPDFAHLAANWQTIVPAAVGEVLFTLSLGMGAMITYSSYIEGDESLVTDGLAIVTVNTFIGVLAGLVVFPLLFAQGIDPGDPGAGAIFISVATAFESLPAGRLLGVLFYAVVLIAAISSAISLLEVVVAYFVDNYDIDRRILAAGLGLTSFLVGIPTALDTNTLGLYDGIASNILLPLGVFFATLYVGWVYGRDAITELSRGAQEGLSRLWLWHVRIGLLAAVIMTLVLSFAKYFGL, from the coding sequence ATGGCACAACGAGAGCACTGGAAGTCACGAATCGGATTCATTCTTGCGGCGGTCGGCAGTGCGGTCGGACTAGGTAACATCTGGCGGTTCCCCTACGAAGCGGCCGCGAATGGCGGGGCGGCGTTCCTTCTCGTGGACATCATCGCGATACTCGCCATTGGCCTCCCCGCGATGCTGGTGGAGTTTTCCATCGGGCGGCGGGCGCGGAAGAACGTGGTCGATGCCTACGGCTTCGACGGCCACAAGGCCTGGAAACTGGCGGGCGTCCTCGCGCTGTTCACCGGGTTCTGGATTCTTTCGTATTACTCCGTGGTCGGCGGGTGGGTGATACGCTACATCGTCGGGAGCGCGACGGGCGCGTACTTCGGTAACCCGGAGGGCTACTTCGGAACCGTGTCCGCCGGGCCTGAGGCGCTCGCCTTCGCTGGTCTGTTCCTCGCCGTGACCATCGGCATCGTCGCGCTCGGCGTCGAGCGCGGTATCGAAATCGGGAATCGCGTCATGGTCCCCTCCGTCGTGTTGATGATGGTCGGGCTTGCCATCTGGGCGGCCACGCTGCCGGGTGCGGGTGCTGGCTACGAGTTCTTCCTCCAGCCGGACTTCGCCCACCTCGCGGCAAACTGGCAGACCATCGTCCCCGCTGCCGTCGGCGAGGTGCTGTTCACTCTCTCGCTCGGGATGGGCGCGATGATTACCTACTCTTCGTACATCGAGGGCGACGAGAGCCTCGTCACCGACGGTCTCGCCATCGTCACGGTGAACACGTTCATCGGCGTCCTCGCGGGCCTCGTCGTCTTCCCGCTGCTGTTCGCACAGGGCATCGACCCGGGTGACCCCGGAGCGGGGGCAATCTTCATCAGCGTCGCAACCGCGTTCGAGTCGCTGCCCGCGGGCCGCCTGCTCGGCGTGCTGTTCTACGCCGTCGTGCTCATCGCAGCCATCTCCTCTGCCATCAGCCTGCTCGAAGTCGTCGTCGCCTACTTCGTGGACAACTACGACATCGACCGACGCATCCTCGCCGCTGGCCTCGGCCTCACGAGTTTCCTCGTCGGCATCCCGACGGCACTCGACACGAACACGCTCGGGCTGTACGACGGCATCGCGAGCAACATCCTCCTCCCGCTCGGCGTCTTCTTCGCTACGCTCTACGTCGGCTGGGTGTACGGCCGCGACGCCATCACCGAACTCAGCCGCGGCGCACAGGAGGGGCTCTCACGGCTGTGGCTCTGGCACGTCCGCATCGGCCTGCTCGCCGCCGTCATCATGACGCTCGTGTTGAGCTTCGCGAAGTACTTCGGGCTCTAA